From the genome of Perca flavescens isolate YP-PL-M2 chromosome 12, PFLA_1.0, whole genome shotgun sequence, one region includes:
- the tcea1 gene encoding transcription elongation factor A protein 1 isoform X1 has protein sequence MGKKEEEEIIRIAKKMDKMAQKKNGAGALDLLKELRSIPMTLELLQSTRIGMSVNAIRKQSTDDEVTSLAKSLIKSWKKLLDEPSGGEKPSDEKRKEPTTPVSPSQGSPEAKEESSSSSNSSSKSEPAEVSTNTLINTFPRAPSTSDSIRIKCRELLANALQAGDDYIAIGADCDELGAQIEEVIFQEFKNTDMKYKNRVRSRISNLKDMKNPNLRRTVLCGSVTPERMARMTAEEMASDELKEMRKNLTKEAVRDHQMATTGGTQTDLFTCGKCKGKCCTYTQVQTRSADEPMTTFVFCNECGNRWKFC, from the exons GCCGGGGCTTTGGACTTATTGAAGGAGCTGCGAAGTATCCCCATGACTCTTGAGCTGCTTCAG TCTACCAGAATTGGGATGTCCGTTAACGCCATCCGCAAACAGAGCACAGACGACGAGGTGACATCCCTAGCCAAGTCCTTGATCAAATCATGGAAGAAGCTTTTAG ATGAGCCTAGTGGTGGAGAGAAACCTTCCGATGAAAAGAGGAAAGAGCCAACGACGCCGGTTTCTCCCTCGCAGGGAAGCCCAGAGGCAAAAGAAGAAAG CAGCTCCAGCAGTAACTCCAGCAGCAAGAGTGAGCCCGCTGAAGTTTCAACCAACACATTGATCAACACCTTTCCTCGCGCCCCCAGCACCTCCGACTCTATCAGGATCAAGTGCCGAGAGTTGCTGGCCAATGCTCTGCAGGCTGGAG atgATTATATTGCTATTGGTGCTGATTGTGATGAACTTGGAGCACAGATCGAGGAAG TTATCTTTCAAGAGTTTAAGAACACAGACATGAAATACAAGAATCGTGTGCGGAGCCGAATCTCGAACTTGAAGGATATGAAGAACCCTAATTTAAGGAGGACTGTGCTATGCGGGAGTGTAACCCCCGAGCGGATGGCTAGGATGACCGCAGAG GAAATGGCCAGTGATGAGCTGAAGGAAATGAGAAAGAATTTGACCAAAGAAGCTGTCAGGGACCACCAGATGGCCACCACTGGAGGCACTCAGACTGATCTATTCACCTGTGGCAAGTGCAAGGGGAAGTGCTGCACCTACACACAG GTTCAAACTCGCAGTGCTGATGAGCCAATGACCACGTTTGTCTTCTGCAATGAATGTGGAAATAGATGGAAG TTCTGCTGA
- the tcea1 gene encoding transcription elongation factor A protein 1 isoform X2: protein MGKKEEEEIIRIAKKMDKMAQKKNGAGALDLLKELRSIPMTLELLQSTRIGMSVNAIRKQSTDDEVTSLAKSLIKSWKKLLDEPSGGEKPSDEKRKEPTTPVSPSQGSPEAKEESSSSNSSSKSEPAEVSTNTLINTFPRAPSTSDSIRIKCRELLANALQAGDDYIAIGADCDELGAQIEEVIFQEFKNTDMKYKNRVRSRISNLKDMKNPNLRRTVLCGSVTPERMARMTAEEMASDELKEMRKNLTKEAVRDHQMATTGGTQTDLFTCGKCKGKCCTYTQVQTRSADEPMTTFVFCNECGNRWKFC, encoded by the exons GCCGGGGCTTTGGACTTATTGAAGGAGCTGCGAAGTATCCCCATGACTCTTGAGCTGCTTCAG TCTACCAGAATTGGGATGTCCGTTAACGCCATCCGCAAACAGAGCACAGACGACGAGGTGACATCCCTAGCCAAGTCCTTGATCAAATCATGGAAGAAGCTTTTAG ATGAGCCTAGTGGTGGAGAGAAACCTTCCGATGAAAAGAGGAAAGAGCCAACGACGCCGGTTTCTCCCTCGCAGGGAAGCCCAGAGGCAAAAGAAGAAAG CTCCAGCAGTAACTCCAGCAGCAAGAGTGAGCCCGCTGAAGTTTCAACCAACACATTGATCAACACCTTTCCTCGCGCCCCCAGCACCTCCGACTCTATCAGGATCAAGTGCCGAGAGTTGCTGGCCAATGCTCTGCAGGCTGGAG atgATTATATTGCTATTGGTGCTGATTGTGATGAACTTGGAGCACAGATCGAGGAAG TTATCTTTCAAGAGTTTAAGAACACAGACATGAAATACAAGAATCGTGTGCGGAGCCGAATCTCGAACTTGAAGGATATGAAGAACCCTAATTTAAGGAGGACTGTGCTATGCGGGAGTGTAACCCCCGAGCGGATGGCTAGGATGACCGCAGAG GAAATGGCCAGTGATGAGCTGAAGGAAATGAGAAAGAATTTGACCAAAGAAGCTGTCAGGGACCACCAGATGGCCACCACTGGAGGCACTCAGACTGATCTATTCACCTGTGGCAAGTGCAAGGGGAAGTGCTGCACCTACACACAG GTTCAAACTCGCAGTGCTGATGAGCCAATGACCACGTTTGTCTTCTGCAATGAATGTGGAAATAGATGGAAG TTCTGCTGA